DNA sequence from the Oxalobacteraceae sp. CFBP 8761 genome:
CACGCCGAAGAAGGTCATCGTCGTGCCGGGCAAACTTGTCAATATCGTGGTCTGATGATGAACACCTCGAACAACAACTACCTCGTGCGCGCCCTGGGTGCCGTCCTGCTGGTCGCGATGCTGGCAGGCTGCGGCTTCAAGCTGCGCGGCAGCGACGGCCAGTACAACGTGCCGTTCCAGAGTCTCTGGCTGTCGTTCAACGAAGCCTCGCCGCTGGGCACGGAGCTCAAGCGCAACCTGCGCGCGGGCGATAACCTGCGCATCGAGTCCGATGCGTCCAAGGCCGAGGCGTTGTTCGATGTGATCAGCGAGTCGCGCGGCAAGTCGATCCTGTCGCTCAACAGCCTGGGGCGCGTGCGTGAATACTCGCTGAGCTACACGCTGGTGTTCCAGGTGCGCGACGCCAACAACCGCCAGCTGCTGGCGCCGACCGAGATCACCCTGCGCCGCAATATCGCGTTCGATGAATCGCAGGTGCTGGCCAAGGAATCCGAAGAAGCGCTGCTGTACCGCGACATGCAGTCCGACCTGGTGCAGCAGATCCTGCGCCGCCTGGTGGCGATCAAGCCGTTGGCACCCGTGACGGCGCCAGCGACGCCGGCAGCCGCCTTGCCGACGCCGTAAGCGATGCAACTGCGGCTCGAAGCGCTCGACGGTCACCTGGCCAAGAACCTGGCGCAGCTGTACGTGATCGCCAGCGATGAGCATCTGCTGGCGCTGGAAGCGGCCGACCGCATCCGCAAGGCCGCGCGCGCGCAAGGTTATACCGAGCGCGATGTGCTGAGCGTGGAGCGCACCTTCAAGTGGGGTGAGCTGCTGGCGGCGAATCAGGCGCTGTCGCTGTTTGGCGACAAGAAGCTGATCGAGCTGCGCATCCCGACCGGCAAACCGGGCAAGGATGGCAGCGCCGCACTGCAGGCGTATGCAAAAGACCTCAGCCCCGACAATCTGACCCTGATCACGCTGCCCAAGCTCGACTGGCAGACGGCCAAGGCGTCATGGGTGACGGCGCTGCAGCAGGCCGCGGTCTACATCGACATCCCGAACATCGAGCGCGCGCAGTTGCCGGCCTGGATCGGCAACCGTCTGGCAGCGCAGGGCCAGAGCGCCGAGCGCCAGAGCCTGGACTTCATCGCCGACCGCGTCGAAGGCAATCTGCTGGCGGCGCACCAGGAGATTCAAAAGCTCGGCCTGCTCCACGAGCCGGGCAAACTCACGTTCGAGCAGGTGCACGACGCCGTGCTGAACGTGGCGCGCTACGACGTGTTCAAGCTGTCCGAAGCGATGCTCACGGGCGACACGGCGCGCCTGGTGCGCATGCTCGAAGGCCTGAAGGGCGAAGGCGAAGCGCTGCCGCTGGTGTTGTGGGCAGTGGCCGAAGAAATCCGCACGCTGCTAAAATTGAAGAGCGGGATGAGTCAGGGCAGGCCGCTGAATGCGCTGCTCAAGGAATACCGGATCTGGGGACCGCGCGAGCGGATGATGGAGCCGGCGCTGCGCCGCGTGTCGCTCGCGACACTCGAAGCGGCGCTGCAAGAGGCAGCGCAGGTTGACCGTATGGTCAAGGGCTTGCGTGCCAAACAATTCGCGGGCGACGCGTGGGATGCGATGTTGCAGCTGGCGTTGCGGGTGGCGCGGTAAGCCGCTCGCAGTAGAGCCTTGGCTCGACGCCGCTGTACAGCGCCGCCTTGCGCGAGCCAGGTTAATGCAATGGGAAACTCGATGGACATCACCGCACACATGCACACGCTGGGCCAGCAGGCCCGCGCCGCCGCGCGCGCCATGGCACGCGCCGACACCGCCACCCGCAACCGCGCCCTGCACCTGATTGCCGATGCGATCGAGCGCGATGCCGATGCTCTGCGCGCCGCCAATGCCCGTGACCTCGAGGCCGCCCAGGCGGCAGGCCTCGCCCCGGCACTGATGGATCGCCTGGCATTGTCCGACGCGGCGATTTCGACGATGGTCGCCGGCCTGCGCCAGATCGCCACCTTGCCCGACCCGGTCGGCGAAATCTCGAACATGAAGGTGCGTCCGAGCGGCATCCAGGTCGGCCAGATGCGCGTGCCGCTGGGCGTGATCGGCATCATTTATGAGGCGCGCCCGAACGTGACGGTCGATGCGGCGGGCCTGTGCATCAAGAGCGGCAACGCGGCGATCCTGCGCGGCGGCTCGGAAGCGATCCACTGCAACCGCGCGCTGGCCAAACTGGTCGCCGAAGGCCTGGCTGGCGCCGGCCTGCCACAGGCCGCAGTGCAGGTGGTCGACACGGTCGACCGCGCCGCCGTCGGCGCGCTGATCACGATGCCGCAGTACGTGGACGTGATCGTCCCGCGCGGCGGCAAAGGCCTGATCGCGCGCCTGATGGCCGAAGCCACGGTCCCGATGATCAAGCACCTCGATGGCATCTGCCACGTCTACATCGACGACAAGGCCGATATCGACAAGGCACTGGCCATCGCATTCAACGCCAAATGCCACCGCTACGGCACCTGCAACACGATGGAAACGCTGCTGGTTGCGCGCGGCATCGCGCCGGCCGTGCTGCCGCGCCTGGCCGAACTGTATGCGACCAAGGACGTCGAATTGCGCGCCGATCCGGAAGCGTTCGCGATCCTGGCCGGCTATCCGCACCTGGTCGCGGCAACGGAAGAAGACTGGTCGACCGAATACCTGGCCCCGATTCTGGCCGTGAAGGTGGTGGCGGGCATCGACGAGGCGATGGACCACATCGATGCGTATTCGTCGAAGCACACCGAATCGATCGTTACCGAAGACCACAGCGGTGCCATGCGTTTCTTGCGCGAAGTCGACTCGGCATCGGTGATGATCAATGCATCGACGCGCTTTGCCGATGGCTTCGAATACGGCCTGGGCGCCGAGATCGGCATCTCGAACGACAAGCTGCACGCACGCGGCCCGGTGGGCCTCGAAGGCCTAACGTCGCTCAAGTACGTCGTGTTCGGGCACGGCGAAGTCCGCAACTGAATTCAACGTTCACCACAAGGAAAGCATGTACCTCTGGATCAAAGCACTGCACATCGTCTTCATTGCGTCCTGGTTCGCCGGCCTGTTCTACCTGCCGCGCCTGTTCGTCAACCTGGCCGAGGAAACCAACCCCGCAGCGCGTGACCGCCTGCTGGGCATGGCGCGCCGGCTATACCGCTTCTCGATGATCCTGTCGGTGCCAGCGGTGCTGCTGGGCGCGTGGCTGTGGATGGGTTACGGCATCCAGGGCGGCTGGCTGCATGCCAAGCTGCTGCTGGTGTTCCTGACCATCGGCTACCATCATATGTGCGGCGGCATCCTCAAGAAATTCGAGCGCGGCGTCAATACGCGCAGCCACAAATGGTATCGCTGGTTCAATGAAGTGCCGGTCGTGCTGATGCTGGCGATTGTCATCCTGGTGACCGTCAAGCCGTTCTAAACCTGCATTTTTTGTATGCCTGCGTCATCGGCCCGGGCCGGTGGCGCGTTTAATTTTTCATCGTTTCATCGTTTCATCAACGGACAAAGGGTACCCCTCATGGCTTCCTATTTTTGCCCATGCCCGCGCGGCATGGAAGCGGCACTGGCCGAAGAAATCGGCGAAATCGCCGCACAAAGCACCACGCTGAAAGTGCACAACCAGGTGCCCGGCGGCGTGCACTGCTCGGGCACGATGCAGGATGCCTGGCTGCTCAACCTGCACTCGCGCATCGCCTCGCGTGTGCTGATGCGCATGGCGCAGCGCAGCTACACCACCGAAAACGACATCTACGACCTGGTGCTCGAGCAGACCTGGGAAGACTGGTTCGGCCCCGATCACACGATCCGCGTCGACGTCACGGCCGTCAAGTCGCCGCTGCGCAGCCTTGAATTCACCACGCTCAAGATCAAGGACGCGATCTGCGACCGCTTCCGTGACCAGTACGACAAGCGCCCGTCGGTCAACACGCGCGAACCGGACATGCGCATCGTCGGTTTTCTGGACGCCCGCAACTTCATCGTCTACCTCGACACCTCGGGCGAAGCGCTGTTCAAGCGCGGCTGGCGTGAAGAGACGGGCGACGCGCCGCTGCGCGAGAACCTCGCCGCGGGTCTGCTGCGCGTGTCGGGCTGGAAGCCGGGCGTGCCGTTGTTCGACCCGATGTGCGGCTCGGGCACGATTCTGGTCGAAGCGGCCCAGATGCTGCAAGGGATTCCATCCGGCGCGCGCCGCAGCTTCGCCTTCGAAAAATTCGCCGACCACGACCGCCAGGCCTGGGCCGCGATGAAAGCGGCGGTCAAGCCGAACGTGCTGCCGCAGGAGCCGACCATCTTCGGCTCGGACATCTCGGGCGACATGGTCGAAATGACGCGCCATAACCTGAAGATCGCCGGCATCCTGTTCGACGTGCCGCTCAAGCAGATCGAAGCGCAGCACGTGTCGGCGCCGACGACCGAGCCGGGCATCCTGCTCACCAACCCGCCGTACGGCGAGCGGATCGGCGTGCGTGGCGACAGCACGGTGCCGCAGGACGACATGGCGGCCGGCTTCTACGCCGCGTTTTCCACGACGCTCAAGCAGCGCTTTGCCGGCTGGACCGCCTATCTGTTCACGGCCGACCTGGGCCTGCCGAAAATGCTGCGCCTGAAAGAGTCGCGCAAGACCCCGTTCTTCAATGGCGCGCTCGAATGCCGCCTGTTCCGTTTCGACATGGTGGCGGGCTTCAACCGCCGCGAGGAAGCCAAACCAAAGCAGGACTGACCCGGAACCGCCCCATGCTGCCAGAACCATCCGATCTGCCCAAGGACCCCGTCACACCCGTGCCGGCACCGCCGCCCCACAAGATCGCGATGCTCTCGGCAGGCGGACTGGCAACGCTGCTGGCAGCGCTGTCGATGCTGGGGCCATTCTCGATCGACGCCTACCTGCCGGCGTTCCCGCAGATCCAGGCCCAGCTTGCCGCCACGCCGCTGCAGGTCCAGCAAACGCTCACCGCCTACATGCTGGCCTTTGCCGTCATGGTGCTGTGGCATGGCGCGCTGTCCGATGCATTCGGGCGGCGCAACGTGATCCTGGTGGCGCTGGTGGTGTTCGCGATCGGCAGCTTCGGCTGCGCCTCGGCGTCCTCGGTGGAATACCTGTGGGTGTTTCGCATCCTTCAGGGTGTGTCGGCCGGGGCCGGCGTGGTGGTGGGGCGCGCGATCATCCGCGACCTGTATTCGGATACGGCGGCGGCGCGCCTGCTGTCGATGGTCACGATGATCTTCTCGATCGCCCCGGCCATCGCGCCGGTGGTGGGCGGCTGGATCGTCACGCTGCTCGACTGGCGCGCGATCTTCCTGGCGCTGTCGGTCTATACGGTGCTGCTGTTCTGGTTCTGCTGGAAGCACCTGCCCGAGACGGTGCCGCCGACCGAGCGCCAGCCGTTCAATCCCCGTTTTCTGGCGCAGAGCTACGGCGCCATCTTCAGCTCGTTCCTGTTTCTGACGATGGCCGGCGTGACGGCGCTGAACTTCGCCGGCCTGTTTTTGTACATCGCCGCGGCGCCCGTCATGCTGCCCGAAAGCCTGGGCCTGGGCCCGTCCGAATTCGCGTGGCTGTTCGTGCCGACCGTGAGCGGCATTTTCTTCGGTTCGCTCGTTGCCAACCGGCTGGCCGGCAAGATGGACTTCGCGCGCCAGATCCGCATGGGCTTTTTCTTCATGCTGGGCGCCGTGACCTTCAACGTGGTCTACCACGCGTTCCTGCCGCCGGCCCTGCCGTGGACCGTGGCGCCGATGTTCTTCTTCACCTTTGGCAGTTCGCTGATCGCGCCTGGCGCGACGCTGCTGGCGCTCGACCTGTTCCCGCGCATCCGCGGCACGGTCGCGTCGTGCCAGTCGTTCATCCTGACGCTGCTGGGCGCGGTCGTGGCTGGCGCCGTCGCGCCGGCGCTGTCGCATTCGGTGCTGGCGCTGGCGCTCGGCCAGGCATTCTTCGTACTGTTGTCGCTGGCATGCTGGGATACCGCGCGGCGCCATCGACGCAAGCTGCGCGCGCGGGGCGAACTGACACCCTGACCTTGCAGTGAATGAGCGTGAATTGGGGAAACAGTCGTATCGTTACAACAAGTTTTGGAGTGTGGCTGTGTTTACAGCCTGAGGAAGCCCGTTGCAACGGGTATTCCCGTAACTATTGTTCCTGATCAGAAATGTATATATGTTACGATACGTTTTTATCATCTGGAGCAGTTGGCAGACCTCTCGCCTGTTCCATGCACTGAAGTGCAGGGCGACGTGGCATGCCTGTTCGGGCGCGATCGCCACCTAATAGAACCCTTCGACAAGTGGCGGCCGTGCTTGATAATACGCTCCTATCCGATCAGGATATTCGCAATCGCTTGCTGATCGCCCGGCTGCCGGCCATGCCGCAGATCCTGGTCAAGCTGATCGAGCACCTGCAGGCCGACGATCTCGGCATGCCGGAACTCGCCGCGCTGATTGCGAAGGATGCCGGCATGACGGCCAAACTGCTGGCGGTCGCCAACAGCTCGGCGTACCACCGCAGCACGCGCAGCGCCAACCTCGAACAGTCGCTGGTGGCACTGGGTACCGACATGATCAAGACGCTCGTGATCAGCGATTCGGTGTTCCAGACCTTCAACAGCTTCCCGCATGCCGGCAGCATCGACCTGCGCGCGTTCTGGAAAAACTCCCTGACGGCCGCCGTGATCGCGCGCGATGCGGCGCGCATGCTCGACTACGTGCATCCCGAAGAAGCCTATCTGGCGGGCCTGCTGCACAATGTCGGCCGCCTGGCGCTGCTGGCCGCCGCGCCCAAGGAGTACGCATTCAACTTTACCGCGCTCGATGACGAAGACCTGTGCGCGGTCGAGCAGCGCACGCTCCAGATCACCCACGCCGAAGCAGGCGCCTGGCTGATCGAGCGCTGGCAGCTCGATTCGTTCCTGGCCGATGCAGTGCTGTACCACCACGAGCCGGGCGACCGCCTGGAAGGCAGTCACCTCCTGATCCGCATCGTGCGCCTGGCGCATGTGCTGACCTGCCACGCGCACGACGAGACGATGGTGCTGGACGCCTGCGCGCTTTGCGGGATCGACGCCGTGCGCACGGCGCACCTGATCGACGGCGCCGCGCGCCAGGTCGAGCAGGCCGCCGCGCATCTGGGCATCGATCTGACGGGCGCCGACGACATCCCGCAGCCATCGGCCTATGCGCCGCCGCCGCCGGTCGACCCGGTGCAAAAGCGCCTGAACGAAGAAGTGCGCAATATGGTGCTGGTGTCCGAGGTCGGCCAGACCCTGGCGCGCCAGCAGGGCGAGTCTGGCCTGCTTGACGCGATGACGCGCACTGCCCGCATCCTGTTCGATTTCGAAAGCGCCGTCGTGCTGCTCGAGAACCCCACCGGCCACCTGTTGTCGGGCGCCCCGGCGCCGGGCGTGGCGCGCATTGCCGATTTTTCGGTGTCGCTGGCCAAGGGCGGCCCGGTGGCGCGCAGCGCGCTGGAGCGCCGCCCCGCGTTCGTGGGGGGCAACCGCCAGCAGCTTGGCCTGGCCGAAGAGCAGCTGCTGCGCATCCTTGGCACCGACAGCCTGGTGGTGGTGCCGCTGGTGGCCGGCGCGCGCTGCCTGGGCGTGCTGATTGGCGGCGTGCCGGCCTGGCAGCTGCCGCATTGCCAGCGCCGCGAGCGGTTCATGCAGGCCTTCGGGGCGCAGGCCGCCGGCGCCCTCGAGAACCTGCTGCTCGAACGCGGTCACGCACGCCGCCAGCTGGCCAACGTGGCCGAAGAATTCCGCGACGCGTCGCGCCGCGTGGTGCACGAAGTGAACAACCCGCTGGCGATCATCAAGAATTACCTGAGCATCCTGGATGGCAAGCTGGCGCGCCAGGAACCGGTGGGCGGCGAGCTGTCGATCCTGAACGAAGAAATCGACCGCGTGGGCCAGTTGATCGGCTCGCTGGCCGAACCGCAGGTGCCGGATGCCGGCCCGCGGCCGGTCGACGCCGCCCGCGTCGTCGACGATGTGCTGCGCCTGTTCCGCACCAGCGGCTTCGTGCCGGGCGGCGTGCAGATCGTGGCGCACATGGATGGCGACAGCGCGATCGAGGGCGACCCCGATGTCCTCAAGCAGATCCTGGTGAACCTGATCAAGAATGCGGTCGAAGCATTCGGGCCGCAGCACAAGAACAGCGGCCGGATCGAGGTCGTCAACCGCGGCCACGTCAACCGTGAGCGCCACCTGTACGTCGAACTGGGCGTGAACGACAATGGCCCGGGCCTGTCGCGCGAGGTGCTGGCCAACCTGTTCATGCCCGTAAAAAGCAGCAAGGAAGGCGCGCTCGATGGCGGCAAGCGCGGCCTGGGCCTGTCGATCGTTCATGGCCTGGTCAAGAAGATGGGCGGCCATATCGCCTGCCGCAGCGCCAGTTCCGGTACCTCGTTTGAAATACTCCTGCCGGCGTACACCGGCGCTGGCAAGGCGCTCGCGCTGCCGGCGCGCGCGCTCGGTTCCGCCTGACCCTCACCATGCACGCGCACCCTGCCACCATGCTCCCTGGTGAACCCTCCCCATTTTCCCCGACACTCGACGCCGACAGTCAGCCACGCCTGCTGCTGGTCGACGATGAACCCCGCCTGCTGGCGTCACTGCACGAATTGCTGCAGGGGCGCGGCTACCGTCTCACGACCGCGGCATCCGGCACGGAGGCGCTGGCGCAGCTGTCGCGCCAGCGCTTCGACCTGGTCCTGCTCGACCTGCGCCTGCCCGATATCGGCGGTCACGAGATCATGGACTTCATCAACGACAAGGGGATCGACGCCGACGTGATCGTGATGAGCGGCGAGGTGGGCATCGATGCCGCAATCGGCGCGCTCAAGCGCGGCGCCTACAGCTACCTGCGCAAGCCGTACAGCCGCGAAGAGCTGCTCTCGACCGTCAGCAACGCACTGGGGCGCCGGCGCCTGGCGCTGGAAAACGCGCGCATCGCGAACCAGCTCGAGAACTCCGAGAAGATGTACCGCTACCTGGTCGACTCGTCGCCGGACATCATCTATACGCTCAACCACGAAGGCCGCTTCACGTTCGTCAACGACCGCGCCTACCAGCTGCTCGGCTACACCCGCGAAGAGCTGATCGGCAAGCATTACTCGATCGTCGTGCACGAAGAAGACCTGGAACGCGCGCGCTACGTGTTCAACGAACGCCGCATCGATGAACGCGCATCGCGCAACGTCGAATTGCGCCTGAAGTGCCGGGGCGGGAATGGCAACACCAGCAACGACCGCACGTTCAACACGACGCTGATGACGATCTCGCTGAACGCGATCGGCATGCACGTGCCGGACCAGGAAGTGAAAAAGCTCGAGTTCTTCGGCACCTACGGCGTGGCGCGCGA
Encoded proteins:
- a CDS encoding DNA polymerase III subunit delta, coding for MQLRLEALDGHLAKNLAQLYVIASDEHLLALEAADRIRKAARAQGYTERDVLSVERTFKWGELLAANQALSLFGDKKLIELRIPTGKPGKDGSAALQAYAKDLSPDNLTLITLPKLDWQTAKASWVTALQQAAVYIDIPNIERAQLPAWIGNRLAAQGQSAERQSLDFIADRVEGNLLAAHQEIQKLGLLHEPGKLTFEQVHDAVLNVARYDVFKLSEAMLTGDTARLVRMLEGLKGEGEALPLVLWAVAEEIRTLLKLKSGMSQGRPLNALLKEYRIWGPRERMMEPALRRVSLATLEAALQEAAQVDRMVKGLRAKQFAGDAWDAMLQLALRVAR
- a CDS encoding glutamate-5-semialdehyde dehydrogenase; the protein is MDITAHMHTLGQQARAAARAMARADTATRNRALHLIADAIERDADALRAANARDLEAAQAAGLAPALMDRLALSDAAISTMVAGLRQIATLPDPVGEISNMKVRPSGIQVGQMRVPLGVIGIIYEARPNVTVDAAGLCIKSGNAAILRGGSEAIHCNRALAKLVAEGLAGAGLPQAAVQVVDTVDRAAVGALITMPQYVDVIVPRGGKGLIARLMAEATVPMIKHLDGICHVYIDDKADIDKALAIAFNAKCHRYGTCNTMETLLVARGIAPAVLPRLAELYATKDVELRADPEAFAILAGYPHLVAATEEDWSTEYLAPILAVKVVAGIDEAMDHIDAYSSKHTESIVTEDHSGAMRFLREVDSASVMINASTRFADGFEYGLGAEIGISNDKLHARGPVGLEGLTSLKYVVFGHGEVRN
- a CDS encoding CopD family protein, with the translated sequence MYLWIKALHIVFIASWFAGLFYLPRLFVNLAEETNPAARDRLLGMARRLYRFSMILSVPAVLLGAWLWMGYGIQGGWLHAKLLLVFLTIGYHHMCGGILKKFERGVNTRSHKWYRWFNEVPVVLMLAIVILVTVKPF
- a CDS encoding class I SAM-dependent RNA methyltransferase, which produces MEAALAEEIGEIAAQSTTLKVHNQVPGGVHCSGTMQDAWLLNLHSRIASRVLMRMAQRSYTTENDIYDLVLEQTWEDWFGPDHTIRVDVTAVKSPLRSLEFTTLKIKDAICDRFRDQYDKRPSVNTREPDMRIVGFLDARNFIVYLDTSGEALFKRGWREETGDAPLRENLAAGLLRVSGWKPGVPLFDPMCGSGTILVEAAQMLQGIPSGARRSFAFEKFADHDRQAWAAMKAAVKPNVLPQEPTIFGSDISGDMVEMTRHNLKIAGILFDVPLKQIEAQHVSAPTTEPGILLTNPPYGERIGVRGDSTVPQDDMAAGFYAAFSTTLKQRFAGWTAYLFTADLGLPKMLRLKESRKTPFFNGALECRLFRFDMVAGFNRREEAKPKQD
- a CDS encoding multidrug effflux MFS transporter is translated as MLPEPSDLPKDPVTPVPAPPPHKIAMLSAGGLATLLAALSMLGPFSIDAYLPAFPQIQAQLAATPLQVQQTLTAYMLAFAVMVLWHGALSDAFGRRNVILVALVVFAIGSFGCASASSVEYLWVFRILQGVSAGAGVVVGRAIIRDLYSDTAAARLLSMVTMIFSIAPAIAPVVGGWIVTLLDWRAIFLALSVYTVLLFWFCWKHLPETVPPTERQPFNPRFLAQSYGAIFSSFLFLTMAGVTALNFAGLFLYIAAAPVMLPESLGLGPSEFAWLFVPTVSGIFFGSLVANRLAGKMDFARQIRMGFFFMLGAVTFNVVYHAFLPPALPWTVAPMFFFTFGSSLIAPGATLLALDLFPRIRGTVASCQSFILTLLGAVVAGAVAPALSHSVLALALGQAFFVLLSLACWDTARRHRRKLRARGELTP
- a CDS encoding HDOD domain-containing protein translates to MPQILVKLIEHLQADDLGMPELAALIAKDAGMTAKLLAVANSSAYHRSTRSANLEQSLVALGTDMIKTLVISDSVFQTFNSFPHAGSIDLRAFWKNSLTAAVIARDAARMLDYVHPEEAYLAGLLHNVGRLALLAAAPKEYAFNFTALDDEDLCAVEQRTLQITHAEAGAWLIERWQLDSFLADAVLYHHEPGDRLEGSHLLIRIVRLAHVLTCHAHDETMVLDACALCGIDAVRTAHLIDGAARQVEQAAAHLGIDLTGADDIPQPSAYAPPPPVDPVQKRLNEEVRNMVLVSEVGQTLARQQGESGLLDAMTRTARILFDFESAVVLLENPTGHLLSGAPAPGVARIADFSVSLAKGGPVARSALERRPAFVGGNRQQLGLAEEQLLRILGTDSLVVVPLVAGARCLGVLIGGVPAWQLPHCQRRERFMQAFGAQAAGALENLLLERGHARRQLANVAEEFRDASRRVVHEVNNPLAIIKNYLSILDGKLARQEPVGGELSILNEEIDRVGQLIGSLAEPQVPDAGPRPVDAARVVDDVLRLFRTSGFVPGGVQIVAHMDGDSAIEGDPDVLKQILVNLIKNAVEAFGPQHKNSGRIEVVNRGHVNRERHLYVELGVNDNGPGLSREVLANLFMPVKSSKEGALDGGKRGLGLSIVHGLVKKMGGHIACRSASSGTSFEILLPAYTGAGKALALPARALGSA